In Clostridium sp. DL-VIII, the following proteins share a genomic window:
- a CDS encoding PIN/TRAM domain-containing protein: MLKRILRGVFSVIGLIIGYFIAEILLEIPQIANLNYLSSTISIIIFIIIISFIFGLIFYIISPIIYKGISNLIEYIEKSMQKMSITEILYGTFGAVIALILMTFIAKPINDIHKVIGPILLTLLNIVAAIIGAEIMIKKKEDITALLLNIKKPVIKEKKVKEVVKESIKGIPKVLDTSVIIDGRIFDICETGFIEGPLVIPNFVLDELRHISDSSDSLKRNRGRRGLDILNKIQKELSIETQIVEDDFPKIAEVDAKLLKLAQKMDGKVITNDYNLNKVAEFQGVPVLNINELSNAIKPVVLPGEEMTVDIVKDGKESSQGVAYLEDGTMIVVEGGRKLIGQTTDVIVTSVLQTAAGRMIFAKPKDN; this comes from the coding sequence GTGTTAAAAAGGATATTAAGGGGAGTCTTTTCTGTAATTGGGCTGATAATAGGATATTTTATAGCTGAAATATTGCTGGAAATTCCTCAAATTGCTAACTTGAATTATCTTTCAAGTACTATTTCTATAATTATTTTTATTATTATTATATCTTTTATTTTTGGACTTATATTTTATATTATTTCTCCTATTATATATAAGGGTATTTCTAATCTAATTGAATATATTGAGAAGAGTATGCAAAAAATGAGCATAACAGAAATACTATATGGAACATTTGGAGCTGTTATTGCTTTGATTTTAATGACATTTATTGCAAAGCCGATAAATGATATACACAAAGTAATAGGACCTATTTTACTAACTTTATTAAATATAGTAGCAGCTATAATAGGTGCAGAAATAATGATTAAGAAAAAGGAAGATATAACGGCTCTTTTGCTTAATATTAAAAAGCCTGTAATTAAAGAGAAAAAAGTTAAAGAAGTAGTTAAAGAATCAATTAAGGGAATTCCTAAGGTGCTAGATACATCCGTTATAATTGATGGAAGAATATTTGATATTTGTGAAACAGGATTTATTGAAGGGCCATTGGTTATACCAAATTTTGTATTAGATGAATTAAGACATATTTCAGATTCGTCTGATTCCTTAAAAAGAAATAGAGGAAGAAGAGGATTAGATATATTAAATAAAATACAAAAAGAATTATCAATAGAGACTCAAATTGTAGAGGATGATTTTCCTAAAATTGCAGAAGTTGATGCAAAATTATTAAAGCTTGCACAAAAAATGGATGGAAAAGTCATAACTAATGATTACAATCTAAATAAAGTTGCTGAATTTCAAGGAGTTCCAGTATTAAATATAAATGAATTATCAAATGCGATAAAACCTGTTGTATTACCAGGGGAGGAAATGACAGTTGATATAGTAAAAGATGGAAAAGAGTCAAGCCAAGGGGTGGCATATTTAGAAGATGGAACTATGATTGTTGTAGAGGGTGGAAGAAAGCTTATAGGACAAACAACAGACGTAATAGTTACTTCTGTGCTCCAAACAGCAGCAGGAAGAATGATTTTTGCAAAACCAAAAGATAATTAA
- the ispD gene encoding 2-C-methyl-D-erythritol 4-phosphate cytidylyltransferase, whose product MVSAIVLAGGRGKRMGAVQSKQYIDLNGKPILYYTLKQFIMNKLIDYIILVVPEDEVSYCKNKVLNRYGLKVDKLVAGGKERQDSVYNALSQMENSDIVLIHDGARPFVSDKIINDAVKYAEIYKAAAPGVMPKDTIKVKGENNFSVETLTRNKLVAIQTPQAFEFNLIYDCHKEVKKRGIVVTDDTSVVEFFGNKVYIYEGDYTNIKITTPEDLALAKHLVGK is encoded by the coding sequence ATGGTTAGTGCGATAGTATTAGCTGGAGGAAGAGGTAAGAGAATGGGAGCTGTTCAAAGCAAGCAATATATTGATTTGAATGGTAAGCCCATTCTTTATTACACTTTAAAACAGTTTATAATGAATAAATTGATTGATTATATTATTTTAGTAGTTCCGGAAGATGAAGTAAGTTACTGTAAAAACAAAGTTTTGAATAGATATGGTTTAAAAGTTGATAAACTAGTGGCTGGTGGCAAAGAAAGACAAGATTCTGTATATAATGCCTTATCTCAGATGGAAAACTCCGATATAGTATTAATTCATGATGGAGCAAGGCCATTTGTTTCAGACAAGATAATAAATGATGCTGTTAAATATGCAGAGATTTATAAAGCGGCAGCACCAGGAGTTATGCCTAAGGATACTATAAAAGTTAAAGGAGAAAATAATTTTTCTGTGGAGACATTAACAAGAAATAAGCTTGTGGCAATCCAGACCCCGCAGGCTTTTGAATTTAATTTAATATATGACTGTCATAAAGAAGTAAAAAAAAGAGGAATAGTTGTTACTGATGATACTAGTGTGGTGGAATTTTTTGGAAATAAGGTATACATATATGAAGGAGACTATACAAATATAAAAATAACAACTCCGGAGGATTTGGCACTGGCAAAGCATTTAGTGGGAAAATAG